Below is a window of Thermoplasmata archaeon DNA.
AAGTTCACGGTCATCACGGGCCGCACGGGCGCGGGCAAGTCGTCGATCCTCGACGCAATCACGTTCGCCCTCTTCGGCGACACCGCGCGGACGGACCTGAAGATCGTCAAGACGTCCGACATCTGCCGGCCCGGCGGGTACGTCCGGATCGCGTTCCGGCAGGGCGACGAACACTGGGACGTCACCCGAGGCTTCACGACGAAGAAGGAATCGTACCTCGAGGTCTCCCGCGATGGCGAGGCCGTCCAGGGGACGATTCCCGAGAAGGAGCAGACGCTCCGAGAGGTCATCGGCCTCGATTACGTCGGGTTTTGCAATGCGACGTTCGTCCGGCAGGAGGAGATGAAGGAACTCGGATCGCAGAGCGGCGCGAATCGCCTCGCGGTGTTCCAGAAGCTCTTCCGCCTCGAGATCTTCGAGAAAGCCCTCGAGCGAGCGAAGGAACAAGGGGCCCTCCTTCAAACGGACCTGAAGGCCAAGGAGGCGGAGATCGCCGCCCGGGCCGAGGCCGTCGGGACTCTCCCTGCGATTCGCGCGCAACTCGAGGAGGCTGAAGAGAAGATTCGAACGCTTCGGTCCCGGGTCGCGGGCCTTGAGGTCGAGGCGGCCGCGGTTGAAGAGCGATTCAAGACGCTCGAGCAACGACACACGGACTGGGTGCGCGCGACGAGCGCGCTCGCCGACCGGACGGCGCAGCTTGATGGGATTCGGAAGCGCGTCGAGGAGATGCGGCGGGCGAACGAGCACGCGAGGGCCCTCGAGTCGGAACTGAAAAATCTCGAATCGGGGGTCGCGGACCTCGACACGCTCCGCGAGATCCTGGAGAAGCTCCGGGAGCGGAGCGCCGCGCACGAACTCCTGAAATCGAACGCGGAATCGGCCGAGCGAATCTTCGAGCAGGCGAAGCGGGACCACGAGCGGCGTCGGGATCAGATCAAGGACAAGATCGACGCGTTGCACCGCAAGATCGCGGGGCTCACGACCGACGTGGACCGCGACGCCGCGTTCGATTCCCTCCGGACGGAAGGACGGCTCGAGGAGCGGGTCGCGCGGATCGATCGGGAGCTCACCTGGCTCGCGGACCGCGCGGAACTCGTCCGGGAACTCGAGGAGGAGGGGCGGCGCGCGGAGAAGGCCCTCGAGAACGCCCGCGCCAAGGTCCAAGCGATCAATGCGGACTCGTTCCTCCTGACGGAATATGCGCGGCAGGTCGAGGAGCTGAAAGCGGACCTGAAGAGGGAGGCAGACGAGAGCCATGCAATCCTCGGGCCCCTTGACGAGAAAAAGGTGGATGCGCTGCGCGCCCTCGACTCGGCCCCCTTCACGGATACGGACCGCTCGCGCGCCGAGGAGACGGTGCGGCTCGTGCAGGAGAAGGCCGCGAAGCGGAAGCGGGCGGACGAACTCGCGGCGCTTCTGAAGGAAGCCGCGCAGGTCACGGCCCGCATCGCGGAACTCGAGGGACGACGTCAAACGCTCGAGGAG
It encodes the following:
- a CDS encoding SMC family ATPase, with the protein product MRDDDAVEAAAVPSLEPSTSGEGFVLEEIEMRGFMRYLEKTDPPLRFPEKFTVITGRTGAGKSSILDAITFALFGDTARTDLKIVKTSDICRPGGYVRIAFRQGDEHWDVTRGFTTKKESYLEVSRDGEAVQGTIPEKEQTLREVIGLDYVGFCNATFVRQEEMKELGSQSGANRLAVFQKLFRLEIFEKALERAKEQGALLQTDLKAKEAEIAARAEAVGTLPAIRAQLEEAEEKIRTLRSRVAGLEVEAAAVEERFKTLEQRHTDWVRATSALADRTAQLDGIRKRVEEMRRANEHARALESELKNLESGVADLDTLREILEKLRERSAAHELLKSNAESAERIFEQAKRDHERRRDQIKDKIDALHRKIAGLTTDVDRDAAFDSLRTEGRLEERVARIDRELTWLADRAELVRELEEEGRRAEKALENARAKVQAINADSFLLTEYARQVEELKADLKREADESHAILGPLDEKKVDALRALDSAPFTDTDRSRAEETVRLVQEKAAKRKRADELAALLKEAAQVTARIAELEGRRQTLEEERTALDTEVARLKPEEDAYQAARTDLEARRRSLEGERKAMHTAEGGASGLRAQIERLEADTKRLAQAERKRDEIRSRLEIVDVLVTRVFHKRGVVMYAIEQMLPELEIEASKNLAELTDGRFSRIKLETYEEGRGHGIHFWVQGVDQRWHDVGEFSGGEKTQINAALRFAIAKELASMPQVGRTFGRMKTLFIDEGDLGSLDTEVSRELFVQKLFRMGEFFDKVILITHLAEVADKFPGRIRVTMSPSQESRVEVLA